The Megachile rotundata isolate GNS110a chromosome 3, iyMegRotu1, whole genome shotgun sequence genome includes a window with the following:
- the LOC100876507 gene encoding ribosomal protein S6 kinase beta-1, translating to MAGVFDIELHEGDSVNQDESDDDIVESREDEYNHATNVNTILESDDLERVQLSEQNVNVGQEKTGPQDFELCKILGEGGYGKVFQVKKVTGKDKGSIFAMKVLRKASIVRSQKDTAHTKAERNILEAVKHPFIVNLMYAFQTGGKLYLILEYLCGGELFTYLDREGIFLEDTACFYLSEIILALQHLHNQGIIYRDLKPENILLDGEGHVKLTDFGLCKEHIQEGTVTHTFCGTIEYMAPEILTRSGHGKAVDWWSLGALMFDMLTGMPPFTGDDRRKTIEKILRGKLNLPLYLTSDAKDLIRRLLKRQVLQRLGSGPEDAEQIMNHNFFKHINWQDVISKKLEPPFKPSLKSADDTSQFDEQFTTTVPVDSPVESTLSESANMIFQGFTYVAPSVLEEMYAQPRVVNARSPRKGLVSTGFSGSVHNLPSRSPDAHLRTSSQFHQYRHHVVGSNNMEDTEMKDIGPLFNF from the exons ATGGCTGGAGTATTCGATATAGAATTACACGAAGGAGATTCCGTAAATCAAGACGAGTCAGATGACGATATTGTTGAAAGCAGAGAA GACGAATATAATCATGCCACCAATGTAAATACCATATTAGA ATCTGATGATTTAGAAAGAGTTCAATTATCGGAACAAAATGTCAATGTGGGTCAAGAGAAGACTGGACCTCAAGATTTTGAACTATGCAAGATTCTAGGAGAAGGCGGATATGGAaaagtttttcaagttaaaaaagtTACTGGAAAAGACAAAGGCAGTATCTTTGCTATGAAG GTATTGCGAAAAGCATCTATTGTACGAAGTCAGAAGGATACAGCTCACACAAAGGCAGAGAGGAATATCTTAGAAGCTGTAAAA CACCCGTTCATTGTAAATTTAATGTACGCATTTCAAACTGGTGGTAAATTATACTTAATTTTGGAATATCTTTGTGGTGGAGAGCTTTTTACATATTTAGATAGAGAAGGCATTTTCTTAGAAGATACAGCATG TTTTTATTTGTCTGAGATTATTCTCGCGCTACAACATCTTCATAATCAGGGTATTATATACAG AGATCTGAAaccagaaaatattttattagacgGTGAAGGTCATGTTAAGCTAACGGATTTTGGTTTATGCAAAGAACACATTCAAGAGGGTACAGTGACCCACACATTTTGTGGAACTATAGAATATAT GGCTCCAGAAATTCTAACAAGAAGTGGACATGGAAAAGCAGTTGATTGGTGGAGTTTGGGTGCTCTTATGTTTGATATGCTTACTGGAATG CCACCGTTCACGGGAGATGATAGAAGAAaaacaattgaaaaaattttacgAGGAAAATTAAATCTTCCGTTATATTTAACATCCGATGCAAAAGATTTAATACGAAGGTTATTGAAG AGACAGGTATTGCAGAGACTAGGATCCGGGCCCGAAGATGCTGAACAAATTATGAAtcacaattttttcaaacataTTAATTGGCAAGATGTAATTTCAAAGAAGTTAGAACCTCCTTTTAAACCATCCTTA AAAAGTGCCGATGATACGTCTCAATTCGATGAACAATTTACAACAACCGTTCCTGTTGATTCTCCAGTTGAAAGTACATTAAGCGAATCTGCTAATATGATCTTTCAA GGATTTACGTATGTTGCACCGAGTGTTCTAGAAGAAATGTATGCGCAACCAAGAGTCGTAAATGCCAGAAGTCCACGAAAAGGTCTTGTAAGTACAGGATTTAGTGGAAGCGTTCACAATTTGCCTTCGAGATCACCTGATGCTCACCTACGTACCTCGTCACAGTTTCATCAGTACAG gcATCATGTGGTAGGTTCAAATAATATGGAAGATACCGAAATGAAGGATATAGGTCcactgttcaatttttaa
- the Prp8 gene encoding pre-mRNA processing factor 8, whose translation MSIPPYLLGPNPWATMMAQQQAHAQLAAAQAHAQAAVHAQAAHHAHMQAIAGPPLPQMPKQPEVLSEDKLQEKAQKWQQLQSKRFAEKRKFGFVDAQKEDMPPEHIRKIIRDHGDMSSRKYRHDKRVYLGALKYMPHAVMKLLENMPMPWEQIRDVKVLYHITGAITFVNEIPWVIEPVYIAQWGTMWIMMRREKRDRRHFKRMRFPPFDDEEPPLDYADNVLDVEPLEAIQIELDSEEDESVASWFYEHKPLVGTKHVNGSTYRRWNLTLPQMATLYRLANQLLTDLVDQNFFYLFDPKSFFTAKALNMAIPGGPKFEPLVKDSNAADEDWNEFNDINKIIIRQPIRTEYRIAFPYLYNNMPHFVHLSWYHAPNVVYIKTEDPDLPAFYFDPLINPISHRNSLKTVEPQIEDDEDFVLPEEVQPFLQETPLYTDNTANGIALLWAPRPFNTRSGRTRRAIDIPLVKSWYREHCPPGQPVKVRVSYQKLLKYFVLNALKHRPPKPQKKRYLFRSFKSTKFFQTTTIDWVEAGLQVCRQGYNMLNLLIHRKNLNYLHLDYNFNLKPVKTLTTKERKKSRFGNAFHLCREILRLTKLIIDSHVQYRLNNVDAFQLADGLQYIFAHVGQLTGMYRYKYKLMRQIRMCKDLKHLIYYRFNTGPVGKGPGCGFWAPGWRVWLFFMRGITPLLERWLGNLLSRQFEGRHSKGVAKTVTKQRVESHFDLELRASVMHDIVDMMPEGIKQNKARTILQHLSEAWRCWKANIPWKVPGLPIPIENMILRYVKMKADWWTNTAHYNRERIRRGATVDKTVCKKNLGRLTRLYLKAEQERQHNYLKDGPYISPEEAVAIYTTTVHWLESRRFAPIPFPPLSYKHDTKLLILALERLKEAYSVKSRLNQSQREELGLIEQAYDNPHEALSRIKRHLLTQRAFKEVGIEFMDLYSHLIPVYDVEPLEKITDAYLDQYLWYEADKRRLFPPWVKPSDTEPPPLLVYKWCQGINNLQDVWDVSEGECNVLLESKFEKLYEKIDLTLLNRLLRLIVDHNIADYMTAKNNVVINYKDMNHTNSYGIIRGLQFASFIAQYYGLVLDLLVLGLQRASEMAGPPQMPNDFLTFQDVASETAHPIRLYCRYVDRIHLFLRFSADEARDLIQRYLTEHPDPNNENIVGYNNKKCWPRDARMRLMKHDVNLGRAVFWDIKNRLPRSTTTIQWENSFVSVYSKDNPNLLFNMSGFECRILPKCRTTHEEFTHRDGVWNLQNEITKERTAQCFLRVDDESLQRFHNRVRQILMASGSTTFTKIVNKWNTALIGLMTYFREAVVNTQELLDLLVKCENKIQTRIKIGLNSKMPSRFPPVVFYTPKELGGLGMLSMGHVLIPQSDLRWSKQTDVGITHFRSGMSHDEDQLIPNLYRYIQPWESEFIDSQRVWAEYALKRQEANAQNRRLTLEDLEDSWDRGIPRINTLFQKDRHTLAYDKGWRIRTEFKQYQVLKQNPFWWTHQRHDGKLWNLNNYRTDMIQALGGVEGILEHTLFKGTYFPTWEGLFWEKASGFEESMKYKKLTNAQRSGLNQIPNRRFTLWWSPTINRANVYVGFQVQLDLTGIFMHGKIPTLKISLIQIFRAHLWQKVHESIVMDLCQVFDQELDALEIETVQKETIHPRKSYKMNSSCADILLFSAYKWNVSRPSLLADSKDLMDNTTTQKYWIDVQLRWGDYDSHDIERYARAKFLDYTTDNMSIYPSPTGLLIAIDLAYNLHSAYGNWFPGCKPLIQQAMAKIMKANPALYVLRERIRKALQLYSSEPTEPYLSSQNYGELFSNQIIWFVDDTNVYRVTIHKTFEGNLTTKPINGAIFIFNPRTGQLFLKIIHTSVWAGQKRLGQLAKWKTAEEVAALIRSLPVEEQPKQIIVTRKGMLDPLEVHLLDFPNIVIKGSELQLPFQACLKVEKFGDLILKATEPQMVLFNLYDDWLKTISSYTAFSRLILILRALHVNTERTKVVLKPDKTTITEPHHIWPSLTDDEWIKVEVQLKDLILADYGKKNNVNVASLTQSEIRDIILGMEISAPSAQRQQIAEIEKQTKEQSQLTATTTRTVNKHGDEIITATTSNYETQTFSSKTEWRVRAISATNLHLRTNHIYVSSDDIKETGYTYILPKNVLKKFVTISDLRAQIAGYLYGISPPDNPQVKEIRCIVMAPQWGTHQTVHLPNTLPNHQYLKEMEPLGWIHTQPNELPQLSPQDISTHARIMAENPIWDGEKTIVITCSFTPGSCSLTAYKLTPSGFEWGKQNTDKGNNPKGYLPSHYEKVQMLLSDRFLGFFMVPSQGSWNYNFMGVRHDPNMKYELQLANPKEFYHEIHRPAHFLNFSSLEDGEGVGADREDVFA comes from the exons ATGTCGATTCCACCATATTTATTGGGCCCAAACCCATGGGCCACCATGATGGCCCAACAGCAGGCCCATGCACAATTAGCAGCGGCTCAGGCTCATGCTCAAGCAGCTGTACACGCACAAGCTGCGCATCATGCTCACATGCAAGCAATAGCAGGACCACCGCTTCCACAAATGCCGAAACAACCAGAAGTTTTATCGGAAGACAAGTTACAAGAGAAAG CACAAAAGTGGCAACAACTTCAGTCAAAGAGATTCGCGGAAAAGAGAAAATTTGGATTTGTGGATGCACAGAAAGAAGATATGCCACCAGAAcatattagaaaaattattagaGATCATGGAGACATGAGTAGCCGGAAATATAGACATGATAAACGTGTTTATTTAGG AGCACTAAAATATATGCCTCATGCAGTTATGAAGCTTTTAGAAAATATGCCCATGCCCTGGGAGCAAATTCGAGATGTAAAGGTTCTGTATCATATCACAGGTGCAATCACGTTTGTAAATGAAATCCCATGGGTTATAGAACCTGTATATATTGCTCAATGGGG TACAATGTGGATTATGATGCGACGAGAAAAAAGAGATCGTAGACATTTCAAAAGAATGAGATTCCCACCATTCGATGACGAAGAACCTCCGCTAGATTATGCGGATAACGTTTTGGATGTAGAACCTTTAGAAGCTATTCAGATAGAACTTGATTCAGAAGAAGACGAATCTGTTGCATCGTGGTTTTACGAACACAAACCACTTGTTGGTACTAA GCACGTAAACGGATCAACTTATCGAAGATGGAATTTAACTTTACCACAAATGGCAACATTATACCGCTTGGCTAATCAATTGTTAACGGACTTAGTAGATCAAAACTTCTTTTACCTGTTTGACCCAAAATCATTTTTCACCGCAAAGGCACTAAATATGGCTATACCGGGTGGTCCAAAATTTGAACCACTTGTGAAAGATTCAAATGCAGCCGACGAAGATTGGAATGAGTTTaacgatataaataaaattattattagacagCCTATAAGAACGGAATATCGTATCGCATTcccatatttatataataacatgCCACATTTCGTGCATTTATCGTG GTACCATGCACCAAACGTTGTTTACATAAAAACAGAAGATCCTGATTTGCCTGCTTTCTACTTTGATCCGTTAATCAATCCTATTTCACATAGGAACTCGTTAAAG ACCGTGGAACCACAAATAGAAGATGACGAAGACTTCGTGCTCCCAGAAGAAGTACAACCATTCCTCCAAGAAACTCCTCTGTACACTGACAATACAGCAAACGGAATCGCTTTACTGTGGGCTCCTAGACCCTTTAATACTCGTTCCGGTAGAACTAGAAGAGCTATCGATATTCCGTTAGTGAAGTCCTGGTACAGAGAACATTGTCCACCCGGACAACCCGTTAAAGTTCGTGTCAGTtatcaaaaattgttaaaatatttcgtGCTAAACGCCTTGAAGCACAGACCTCCAAAACCACAGAAGAAACGCTACTTATTCCGATCGTTCAAATCAACGAAATTTTTCCAAACTACTACAATAGATTGGGTCGAAGCTGGTCTACAAGTATGCCGACAGGGATACAATATGTTGAATTTACTTATTCATAGAAAAAATTTGAACTACCTTCATTTGGATTATAATTTCAACTTGAAGCCGGTCAAAACCCTTACGACAAAGGAGAGGAAAAAATCTAGATTCGGAAATG CTTTCCATTTGTGCCGTGAGATTCTTCgtttaacgaaactaattatcGACTCTCACGTTCAGTATCGTTTAAATAACGTTGACGCGTTCCAATTAGCTGATGGACTGCAGTACATTTTTGCCCACGTTGGTCAATTAACTGGAATGTATCGgtacaaatataaattgatgAGACAAATCAGAATGTGCAAAGATTTGAAACATTTGATCTACTATCGTTTCAATACG GGCCCAGTCGGGAAGGGACCTGGATGCGGATTTTGGGCACCCGGTTGGAGAGTATGGCTTTTCTTCATGAGAGGAATTACTCCATTACTGGAAAGATGGTTAGGAAATCTGTTGTCTAGGCAATTCGAGGGTCGTCATTCCAAAGGTGTTGCAAAGACTGTAACGAAGCAACGAGTGGAGTCACACTTCGATCTTGAATTGAGAGCATCGGTAATGCACGATATTGTGGATATGATGCCAGAGGGaattaagcaaaataaggcaCGAACGATTCTTCAACATCTTAGTGAAGCATGGAGGTGTTGGAAAGCGAATATTCCTTGGAAA GTTCCTGGATTACCAATACCAATCGAAAATATGATCCTTCGTTACGTTAAAATGAAGGCAGACTGGTGGACTAACACCGCTCATTATAACCGAGAACGTATCAGGCGTGGAGCAACTGTGGATAAGACTGTTTGTAAAAAGAATCTTGGACGTCTCACTCGACTTTACCTTAAGGCCGAACAAGAACGACAACACAATTACTtgaag GATGGTCCATACATCTCTCCGGAGGAAGCTGTAGCTATATATACCACGACCGTGCATTGGTTAGAATCCAGAAGATTTGCTCCTATACCTTTCCCACCATTATCTTACAAACACGATACTAAACTTTTGATATTAGCTTTGGAACGTTTGAAGGAAGCGTACAGCGTCAAATCGAGGTTGAATCAAAGTCAGCGCGAAGAACTTGGCTTGATAGAACAAGCGTACGATAATCCACACGAAGCTCTCTCTAGAATCAAGCGTCATCTTCTGACGCAAAGAGCGTTCAAAGAG GTTGGAATAGAATTCATGGATCTGTACAGTCATCTGATTCCCGTTTACGACGTCGAGCCCCTCGAGAAAATCACGGATGCTTACTTGGATCAGTATCTATGGTACGAAGCGGACAAGCGAAGATTGTTCCCTCCTTGGGTGAAACCCTCCGATACAGAACCACCACCACTATTGGTGTACAAATGGTGTCAGGGTATTAACAATTTACAAGACGTTTGGGACGTCAGCGAGGGAGAATGTAACGTATTGTTGGAATCAAAGTTTGAGAAACTGTACGAGAAGATCGATCTTACGTTGTTGAACAGGCTTCTCAGATTGATCGTGGATCACAACATTGCCGATTACATGACTGCAAAGAACAACGTCGTCATAAATTACAAAGATATGAACCACACGAACAGTTACGGAATAATTCGAGGGTTACAGTTCGCCTCGTTCATTGCGCAGTACTATGGATTGGTATTGGACTTGTTGGTTCTTGGATTGCAAAGAGCCAGCGAAATGGCTGGTCCTCCGCAGATGCCGAACGATTTCTTGACCTTCCAGGACGTGGCTTCAGAAACGGCACATCCGATCAGATTATATTGTAGATACGTGGACAGGATACATTTATTCTTGAGATTTTCCGCCGACGAAGCGAGAGATCTCATTCAGAGGTACTTGACCGAGCATCCAGATCCCAACAACGAAAATATTgttggttataataataagaagtgtTGGCCCCGGGATGCACGAATGCGACTCATGAAGCACGACGTTAATTTGGGTCGCGCCGTGTTCTGGGACATCAAGAATCGTTTACCTCGTTCCACTACCACGATACAATGGGAGAACAGTTTCGTTAGCGTGTACAGCAAAGACAATCCAAATCTGCTATTCAACATGAGTGGATTCGAGTGCAGAATTCTACCAAAATGCAGAACCACTCATGAAGAGTTCACACACAGAGACGGTGTGTGGAACTTACAAAACGAAATCACGAAGGAGAGAACTGCTCAATGCTTTTTGAGGGTGGACGACGAGAGTCTGCAACGATTCCACAACAGAGTCAGACAAATTCTGATGGCATCTGGTTCCACCACGTTCACAAAGATCGTCAACAAATGGAACACAGCATTGATAGGTCTGATGACTTACTTCCGTGAAGCTGTAGTTAATACACAAGAGCTGTTAGATCTGCTGGTGAAGTGCGAGAATAAAATCCAGACGCGTATCAAGATCGGACTTAACTCCAAGATGCCTTCGCGTTTTCCTCCGGTCGTGTTTTACACACCGAAGGAGTTGGGTGGACTCGGTATGCTTTCCATGGGACACGTACTGATACCCCAGTCCGACTTACGGTGGTCGAAACAAACCGACGTTGGTATCACTCATTTCCGTTCGGGTATGAGTCACGACGAGGATCAACTGATTCCCAATTTGTATCGGTACATTCAACCCTGGGAGTCGGAGTTCATAGACTCGCAGCGAGTATGGGCGGAGTACGCGTTGAAGCGTCAAGAAGCCAACGCGCAAAATCGCAGACTTaccttggaagatttggaggatAGTTGGGATCGTGGTATTCCTAGGATAAATACATTGTTCCAGAAGGACAGACACACTCTTGCGTACGACAAGGGTTGGAGGATACGTACTGAGTTTAAACAGTATCAGGTCTTGAAGCAGAATCCATTCTGGTGGACACATCAACGACACGACGGTAAACTATGGAACCTGAACAATTACAGAACCGATATGATTCAGGCTCTTGGAGGTGTCGAGGGTATTTTGGAGCACACGCTGTTCAAAGGAACGTACTTCCCAACTTGGGAAGGTCTTTTCTG ggAAAAGGCATCTGGATTCGAAGAATCTATGAAATACAAGAAATTAACGAACGCCCAGAGATCAGGTTTGAACCAAATTCCAAACCGTCGATTTACTTTATGGTGGTCACCGACTATCAACAGGGCAAACGTATACGTCGGTTTCCAG GTACAATTGGATCTGACTGGAATATTCATGCACGGTAAAATTCCAACTCTAAAGATTTCTCTGATTCAAATATTCAGAGCCCATTTATGGCAAAAGGTGCACGAGTCGATTGTTATGGACCTTTGTCAGGTATTCGATCAGGAATTGGATGCACTAGAAATCGAAACTGTTCAGAAGGAAACTATACATCCtagaaaatcatacaaaatgAATTCTTCTTGTGCCGACATTTTACTATTCTCTGCTTATAAATGGAACGTCTCTAGGCCATCTTTGCTCGCGGATTCAAA AGATCTTATGGATAACACTACCACACAGAAATATTGGATAGACGTACAACTTAGGTGGGGAGACTACGATTCACATGACATTGAAAGATACGCTAGAgcgaaatttttagattatacGACGGACAATATGTCCATTTATCCATCACCGACAGGATTACTTATCGCTATTGATTTGGCATATAATTTACATAG TGCGTATGGCAACTGGTTCCCAGGATGTAAGCCTCTCATACAGCAGGCGATGGCAAAAATAATGAAAGCTAACCCTGCTTTGTATGTACTGCGAGAACGTATCAGGAAAGCGCTGCAACTTTACTCTTCAGAACCCACGGAACCGTACTTGTCCTCGCAAAATTACGGAGAACTCTTCTCTAATCAAATTATTTG GTTCGTCGACGATACCAACGTCTATCGTGTTACAATTCACAAAACGTTCGAGGGTAATTTAACCACGAAGCCTATAAACGGTGCGATTTTCATCTTCAACCCTCGTACCGGTCAGCTGTTCTTGAAGATCATTCACACGTCTGTTTGGGCTGGTCAAAAGCGTTTAGGTCAA TTGGCAAAGTGGAAAACTGCTGAGGAAGTAGCCGCACTTATTCGTTCGTTACCGGTGGAAGAACAACCGAAGCAAATCATTGTAACCAGAAAGGGAATGTTGGATCCTTTGGAAGTGCACTTGCTCGACTTCCCTAATATTGTGATCAAAGGGTCGGAGCTGCAGTTACCGTTCCAGGCTTGCTTGAAGGTCGAGAAGTTTGGTGACTTAATCTTGAAAGCTACGGAACCGCAGATGGTGTTGTTCAATTTATACGATGACTGGTTGAAAACCATCTCATCATACACG GCATTTTcgcgtttaattttaattctccgTGCATTGCACGTTAATACCGAAAGAACAAAGGTTGTACTGAAACCTGATAAGACAACCATCACGGAACCCCATCACATATGGCCCTCTTTAACAGACGACGAGTGGATCAAGGTTGAAGTACAATTGAAAGATTTAATATTGGCTGATTATGGTAAAAAGAATAA TGTGAACGTCGCATCGTTGACTCAGTCAGAAATTCGAGATATCATTTTGGGTATGGAAATCAGTGCACCGTCCGCGCAACGTCAGCAGATCGCCGAGATAGAAAAGCAGACAAAAGAACAGTCGCAGCTTACGGCGACGACTACGAGAACCGTGAACAAACACGGAGACGAAATCATTACTGCGACAACCTCCAACTACGAAACGCAAACGTTCAGTTCGAAAACCGAGTGGCGCGTAAGAGCGATTTCTGCTACGAATTTACATCTCAGAACGAACCACATTTACGTATCGTCGGACGACATCAAAGAAACTGGTTACACTTATATTTTACCGAAAAATGTACTCAAGAAATTTGTTACTATATCGGATTTACGAGCGCAG ATTGCAGGGTATTTGTATGGTATTAGTCCACCGGATAATCCACAAGTTAAAGAAATTAGGTGTATAGTTATGGCTCCTCAGTGGGGAACTCATCAAACGGTTCACTTACCCAACACGCTTCCAAATCACCAGTACCTGAAGGAAATGGAACCCCTGGGTTGGATACACACTCAGCCGAacgaattaccacagttatcgcCACAG GATATATCCACCCACGCCAGAATAATGGCGGAAAATCCAATCTGGGACGGAGAAAAGACTATCGTTATAACTTGCAGTTTTACTCCGGGATCTTGTTCCCTTACGGCATACAAATTAACGCCTAG TGGTTTCGAATGGGGAAAACAAAATACTGACAAAGGAAACAATCCCAAAGGTTATTTGCCTAGCCATTACGAAAAAGTACAAATGCTCTTGTCCGATCGTTTCCTCGGATTCTTCATGGTTCCCAGTCAAGGATCCTGGAATTACAACTTCATGG GAGTAAGACACGATCCCAACATGAAATACGAGCTTCAGTTGGCGAATCCGAAAGAATTTTATCACGAGATTCACAGGCCAGCTCACTTCTTGAACTTCTCGAGTTTGGAGGATGGAGAAGGAGTAGGGGCCGATCGGGAAGATGTATTTgcttaa